One Sinorhizobium mexicanum genomic region harbors:
- the nagZ gene encoding beta-N-acetylhexosaminidase produces the protein MSESKAFISGCKSLSLTAEERRFFDGERPWGFILFGRNIGEENQISDLVAALRDSIGNPNAAVLIDQEGGRVQRIRPPLVQQYPNGAAIGEIYRRDREQGLRAAWLMGRLHAFDLMRFGITVDCLPVLDVPVPGSHDVIGNRAYGHDPETVTAIGRSISEGLKAGGMLPVMKHMPGHGRTFVDSHHKLPVVEAGLEELQRTDFLPFIAMKDEAMAMSAHMVFTAIDPDNPATTSPKVVGEIIRGHIGFDGLLMSDDVSMNALAGDMAARARGIIGAGLDLVLHCHGIMEEMRAVADVVPVLSGDRLRRARAAEAAFRKPDNADQDALRAEFNAMFVLA, from the coding sequence ATGAGCGAATCAAAAGCATTTATCTCCGGCTGCAAAAGCCTTTCCCTGACCGCGGAAGAGCGTCGGTTCTTCGATGGCGAGCGCCCATGGGGCTTCATCCTTTTCGGCCGCAACATCGGCGAGGAAAATCAGATCTCCGATCTTGTCGCCGCGCTGCGCGACAGCATCGGCAATCCGAATGCCGCGGTGCTGATCGACCAGGAGGGCGGCCGCGTCCAGCGCATCCGGCCGCCGCTGGTCCAGCAATACCCGAACGGTGCCGCGATCGGCGAGATATATCGCCGCGACCGGGAGCAAGGTCTGCGCGCCGCATGGCTCATGGGGCGTCTCCACGCTTTCGACCTGATGCGGTTCGGCATCACCGTCGATTGCCTGCCGGTTCTCGACGTGCCGGTGCCGGGCAGCCATGACGTGATCGGCAACCGCGCCTATGGGCATGATCCGGAGACAGTGACCGCAATCGGCCGTTCGATCAGCGAGGGACTGAAAGCGGGCGGCATGTTGCCGGTGATGAAGCACATGCCTGGCCACGGCCGCACGTTCGTGGACTCACACCACAAACTGCCCGTTGTGGAAGCTGGTCTCGAAGAATTGCAGCGAACCGACTTTCTTCCCTTTATCGCCATGAAGGACGAAGCCATGGCCATGTCAGCGCACATGGTCTTTACTGCGATCGATCCCGACAATCCGGCAACGACTTCACCGAAGGTCGTCGGCGAAATCATTCGCGGCCACATCGGTTTCGACGGGCTTTTGATGTCGGACGATGTTTCGATGAATGCGCTTGCCGGGGACATGGCCGCTCGCGCCCGCGGCATTATTGGCGCCGGTCTTGATCTCGTCTTGCATTGTCATGGCATAATGGAAGAGATGAGGGCGGTCGCGGATGTCGTTCCGGTTCTGTCGGGCGACCGCCTGCGCCGGGCAAGGGCCGCAGAGGCGGCGTTCCGGAAACCGGACAATGCGGACCAGGATGCGCTGAGGGCGGAGTTCAACGCGATGTTCGTCCTGGCCTAG
- a CDS encoding segregation and condensation protein A, whose amino-acid sequence MEPLWDEAADRGLHEEALVVDLAGFEGPLDLLLHLARSQRVDLSRISVLALAEQYIAFIERARSIRIELAADYLVMAAWLAYLKSRLLLPQQAKDEGPSGQEMASALAFRLKRLEAMRDAATTLVNRNRLGRDVFARGAPEHIVAEKKSGYDASLYDLLTAYASLRQRQAITQVTIEKRHVWSLADARLILARMIGSLDDWTALDHFLIRYLTNPKERATAIASSFAASLEMVREGRLEIRQDGAFAPIYLRRGPKPIDAATLAEMEAARG is encoded by the coding sequence ATGGAGCCTTTGTGGGACGAGGCTGCCGATCGCGGACTGCACGAGGAAGCCCTCGTCGTCGACCTTGCCGGATTCGAGGGCCCGCTCGATCTGCTCCTGCACCTTGCGCGCAGTCAGCGCGTCGATCTTTCACGCATCTCCGTGCTGGCGCTTGCGGAACAATACATCGCCTTCATAGAGCGCGCCCGCTCAATCCGCATCGAGCTTGCCGCCGACTACCTTGTCATGGCCGCGTGGCTTGCCTATCTCAAATCCCGCCTGCTGCTCCCGCAACAGGCAAAGGATGAGGGCCCCTCCGGCCAGGAGATGGCTTCGGCGCTTGCGTTCCGGCTGAAGCGCCTCGAAGCCATGCGCGATGCCGCGACAACCCTCGTCAACAGAAACCGGCTCGGCCGCGATGTCTTCGCGCGCGGCGCGCCGGAACATATCGTTGCCGAAAAGAAGTCGGGTTACGACGCGTCCCTCTACGACCTGCTGACCGCCTATGCGAGTCTCAGGCAGCGTCAGGCGATAACGCAGGTGACGATCGAAAAGCGCCATGTCTGGTCGTTGGCCGATGCGCGCCTGATCCTGGCGCGGATGATCGGCAGTCTCGACGATTGGACGGCGCTTGATCATTTTCTCATCCGCTACCTGACGAACCCGAAAGAACGCGCGACGGCGATCGCGAGTTCCTTTGCCGCATCACTCGAGATGGTTCGCGAAGGACGACTGGAGATCCGGCAGGACGGTGCCTTCGCGCCCATCTATCTGCGGCGTGGACCAAAGCCGATCGATGCGGCAACCCTGGCGGAAATGGAGGCGGCGCGTGGCTGA
- the scpB gene encoding SMC-Scp complex subunit ScpB, producing MAEAQKYLPGMPDDEEAHEAVTLDPRLEREAERIAEALVFASAQPVSETYIASRLPRGADAGRIMARLKAFYASRGVNLVQVADHWAFRTAADLSFVVQTDEQEVKKLSRAALEVLAIIAYHQPVTRAEIEDIRGVQTSKGTLDVLMEAGWVRFRGRRRTPGRPVTFGTTRDFLDHFGLEEIRDLPGIEELKGAGLLSGRIPSNLHIPVPAGEDELSENEDPITQMDLEELGLLTPKAEEDD from the coding sequence GTGGCTGAAGCGCAGAAGTACTTGCCAGGAATGCCCGACGACGAGGAGGCGCACGAGGCGGTTACCCTCGATCCGAGGCTTGAGCGGGAAGCGGAACGGATCGCGGAGGCGCTGGTCTTCGCATCGGCTCAGCCCGTTTCCGAGACCTATATCGCGAGCCGGCTTCCCCGTGGCGCCGACGCCGGGCGGATCATGGCGCGATTGAAGGCATTTTATGCCTCGCGCGGCGTCAATCTTGTCCAGGTTGCCGACCACTGGGCATTCCGCACGGCTGCCGATCTCTCCTTCGTCGTCCAGACGGACGAACAGGAAGTCAAGAAATTGTCGCGGGCGGCCCTCGAGGTGCTGGCGATCATCGCCTACCACCAGCCGGTGACCCGCGCGGAAATCGAGGACATACGCGGTGTGCAGACGTCGAAGGGGACACTCGACGTGCTGATGGAGGCAGGTTGGGTGCGCTTTCGCGGGCGCAGGCGGACCCCGGGAAGGCCCGTCACATTCGGAACGACACGGGATTTCCTCGATCATTTCGGCCTCGAAGAAATTCGCGATCTCCCCGGTATCGAAGAATTGAAGGGTGCAGGCCTGCTGTCCGGGCGCATTCCCTCGAACCTGCACATTCCGGTTCCCGCCGGCGAAGACGAGCTCTCCGAGAACGAGGATCCCATTACGCAAATGGACCTTGAAGAACTCGGCCTCTTGACACCGAAGGCTGAAGAAGACGATTAA
- a CDS encoding ABC transporter ATP-binding protein has protein sequence MVSDAYNGAVMATRRSGVSFAASLAFEDISHRYHSKETIKGVTLTAKAGEVLCLLGPSGSGKTTLLRIAAGIEMQTGGRLLLNGQEISGPSVFLPPEKRGVGLMFQDFALFPHMTIRDNVCFGLTALPKKEALVQADAALERVGLLHYADRYPHVLSGGEQQRVALARALAPRPAVLLMDEPFSGLDSRLKDSIRADTLAILRETRATAIVVTHDAEEAMRMADRIALLKDGRLVQVGTADELYRKPRNLFAAGFFSEINVFDARVRDGRVETPLGDVPAGHYKEGQPLSVAVRLSGVHLTEEGGDIPARILSRRFLGVVELLELAVPQFERTVRARIRADLLPQGLRDVTLSVSERDILLFEKDASTS, from the coding sequence ATGGTTTCAGACGCATACAACGGCGCCGTCATGGCAACGCGACGGTCCGGAGTGTCATTCGCGGCGAGCCTGGCATTCGAGGATATCAGCCACCGCTATCATTCCAAGGAAACGATCAAGGGCGTCACGCTCACGGCTAAGGCCGGCGAAGTGCTTTGCCTGCTCGGTCCTTCGGGATCGGGCAAGACGACGCTGCTGCGCATCGCGGCAGGCATCGAGATGCAGACCGGCGGTCGTCTCCTCCTCAACGGACAGGAAATTTCCGGCCCGTCGGTCTTTCTCCCGCCCGAGAAGCGCGGCGTCGGCCTGATGTTCCAGGATTTCGCCCTTTTTCCTCACATGACGATCCGCGACAACGTCTGCTTCGGATTGACGGCCCTGCCCAAGAAGGAGGCGCTGGTCCAGGCGGATGCGGCACTGGAGCGTGTTGGCCTCCTGCATTACGCCGACCGTTATCCCCATGTGCTTTCGGGGGGCGAGCAGCAGCGCGTGGCACTTGCCCGAGCGCTTGCGCCGCGGCCTGCGGTCTTGCTGATGGACGAGCCGTTCTCGGGCCTCGACTCCCGCCTCAAGGATTCAATCCGCGCCGACACGCTCGCCATATTGCGCGAGACCCGCGCGACGGCGATCGTCGTGACCCATGACGCCGAGGAGGCGATGCGCATGGCCGATCGCATCGCATTGTTGAAGGACGGGCGTCTGGTTCAGGTCGGTACGGCCGATGAGCTCTATCGCAAACCGCGCAACCTGTTCGCGGCCGGGTTCTTTTCCGAGATAAATGTCTTTGATGCGCGCGTGCGGGACGGCCGCGTCGAAACGCCGCTGGGAGACGTGCCCGCAGGGCATTACAAGGAGGGACAGCCGTTGAGCGTCGCGGTGAGGCTTTCCGGCGTTCACCTCACGGAGGAGGGCGGCGACATTCCTGCGCGCATCCTGTCGAGGCGCTTTCTGGGCGTCGTGGAACTGTTGGAGCTTGCCGTACCGCAATTCGAGCGTACAGTGCGAGCACGTATCCGCGCCGATCTGTTGCCGCAAGGATTGCGTGACGTAACGCTTTCCGTTAGTGAGCGCGACATATTGCTGTTTGAAAAAGACGCCTCAACATCCTAG
- a CDS encoding twin-arginine translocase TatA/TatE family subunit: MGSFSIWHWLIVLVVILLLFGRGKIPELMGDVAKGIKSFKKGMSEDDAAPTDKTIDGKTVEHKSDEVR, from the coding sequence ATGGGTTCCTTTAGCATCTGGCATTGGCTGATCGTCCTGGTGGTGATCCTGCTGCTGTTCGGCCGCGGCAAGATTCCGGAACTGATGGGTGATGTTGCCAAGGGCATCAAGAGCTTCAAGAAGGGCATGAGCGAAGACGACGCCGCTCCGACCGACAAGACGATCGACGGCAAGACCGTCGAGCACAAGTCTGACGAAGTCCGCTAA
- the tatB gene encoding Sec-independent protein translocase protein TatB: protein MFDIGWTELVVIAIVLIVVVGPKDLPPMLRAFGRMTSKMRGMAADFRHQFDEALREADLDEVRKTLSDAQSLNPTAALRDAMNPLRQLGNEIKSDLQKATTPDKPAPTEPVQPAVEAVKVEAPVETAAKLAEVSAASANEPKIEAKAKKVGKAKAAPAPSKKPAAATTGKAATKPPVKKASSTGERQTEAKTQKARATSRKKGDA from the coding sequence ATGTTTGATATCGGCTGGACCGAGCTTGTTGTTATCGCAATCGTCCTGATTGTCGTCGTTGGACCGAAGGATCTGCCGCCGATGCTGCGGGCCTTTGGGCGCATGACGTCCAAGATGCGCGGGATGGCCGCGGATTTCCGCCATCAATTCGACGAGGCCTTGCGCGAAGCCGACCTGGATGAGGTGCGCAAGACGCTCAGCGATGCGCAAAGTCTCAATCCGACTGCGGCGCTGCGAGACGCCATGAATCCGCTGCGCCAGCTCGGAAACGAGATCAAGTCCGATCTGCAGAAGGCGACGACGCCGGACAAACCTGCGCCAACGGAACCGGTGCAGCCTGCGGTCGAGGCGGTGAAGGTCGAAGCGCCAGTGGAAACCGCGGCGAAACTCGCTGAGGTTTCTGCTGCATCGGCGAACGAACCGAAGATTGAAGCGAAGGCGAAGAAAGTCGGCAAGGCCAAAGCCGCGCCTGCGCCGTCGAAGAAGCCTGCTGCCGCAACAACCGGGAAAGCGGCGACCAAGCCGCCGGTAAAGAAAGCCTCGTCAACTGGTGAGCGGCAGACTGAGGCCAAGACGCAGAAGGCGCGTGCGACTTCGCGCAAGAAAGGTGACGCATGA
- the tatC gene encoding twin-arginine translocase subunit TatC has product MSGDIEDRPQPLIEHLIELRTRLMWAIGAFFVAFLVCFYFAKQLFNFLVLPFKWAVSWAGLSHRNVELIYTAPQEFFFTQIKVAMFGALVIAFPVIASQVYKFVAPGLYKNERAAFLPFLIASPVLFLIGGALVYFFFTPMVMWFFLAMEQGGGEGQVSIQLLPKVSEYLSLIMSLVFAFGLVFQLPVITTLLARVGFVTAQGLAEKRKYAIVIAFVVAAVLTPPDPVSQIGLALPAILLYEISIYTARLVERQRERDALAREIASSQESSSETTGPAKG; this is encoded by the coding sequence ATGAGCGGCGATATCGAGGACCGGCCGCAGCCACTGATCGAGCACCTCATCGAGTTGCGCACGAGGCTGATGTGGGCGATCGGCGCGTTTTTTGTCGCCTTTCTCGTCTGCTTCTATTTTGCCAAGCAGCTCTTCAACTTCCTCGTCCTGCCGTTCAAGTGGGCTGTGAGCTGGGCCGGCCTCAGCCATCGCAACGTCGAGCTCATCTACACGGCACCGCAGGAATTCTTCTTCACCCAGATCAAGGTTGCGATGTTCGGCGCTCTGGTCATTGCCTTTCCGGTGATCGCCTCGCAGGTCTACAAGTTTGTCGCTCCTGGACTCTACAAGAACGAGCGCGCAGCCTTCCTGCCGTTTCTGATCGCTTCGCCGGTCCTGTTTCTCATCGGCGGCGCGCTGGTCTATTTCTTCTTCACGCCGATGGTCATGTGGTTCTTCCTGGCCATGGAGCAAGGCGGCGGCGAAGGGCAGGTTTCAATCCAGCTCCTGCCGAAGGTATCGGAATATCTGAGCCTGATCATGTCGTTGGTGTTCGCCTTCGGCCTGGTCTTCCAGTTGCCTGTTATCACCACGCTGCTTGCGCGCGTCGGTTTCGTCACGGCTCAGGGGCTCGCCGAGAAGCGCAAATATGCGATCGTCATCGCCTTCGTCGTCGCGGCCGTTTTGACGCCGCCCGATCCGGTGTCCCAGATCGGTCTTGCACTGCCAGCCATCCTTCTCTACGAAATTTCCATCTATACGGCGCGACTCGTCGAAAGGCAGCGCGAGAGAGACGCTCTCGCACGCGAGATCGCTTCTTCGCAGGAAAGTTCCTCCGAGACGACCGGACCCGCGAAGGGCTGA
- the serS gene encoding serine--tRNA ligase, protein MLDIKWIRENAAALDDALAKRRAEPLSQSLIALDERRRAILLSLQDMQSRRNAASKEIGAAMAQKNSELAEKLKAEVADLKDTMPAVEEESRRIEAELSDVLSRIPNVPLDDVPVGADEAANVVTRIVGAKPTWNHKPLEHFEIGEALGLLDFEGAARIAGSRFTIVKGQLARLERALGQFMLDLHTQEHGYVEIQPPLLVRDEAMYGTGQLPKFADDLFRTTDERWLIPTAEVPLTNMVREQILEGEKLPLRFTALTPCFRSEAGSAGRDTRGMLRQHQFNKVELVSITDADTSIDEHERMTACAEEVLKRLGLHYRVMTLSTGDMGFGARKTYDLEVWLPGQDTYREISSCSVCGDFQARRMNARYRTKEEKGTKFVHTLNGSGVAIGRALIAVIENYLNEDGSVTVPDVLVPYMGGQRRIEKAA, encoded by the coding sequence ATGCTCGATATCAAATGGATCCGTGAGAATGCCGCTGCGCTCGATGACGCCCTAGCGAAACGGCGCGCGGAGCCGTTGTCTCAGTCCTTGATCGCGCTTGATGAGCGTCGGCGCGCCATTCTTCTATCGCTGCAGGACATGCAGTCGCGCCGCAACGCCGCCTCCAAGGAGATCGGCGCGGCCATGGCGCAGAAGAACAGCGAACTTGCTGAAAAGCTCAAGGCCGAAGTTGCTGACCTCAAGGACACCATGCCCGCGGTCGAGGAAGAAAGCCGTCGGATCGAGGCCGAGCTTTCGGATGTCTTGTCGCGCATTCCGAATGTCCCTCTCGACGACGTCCCAGTCGGTGCCGATGAGGCGGCCAACGTCGTGACACGGATCGTCGGTGCAAAACCGACCTGGAACCACAAGCCGCTCGAGCATTTCGAAATCGGCGAGGCGTTAGGGCTCTTGGATTTCGAGGGTGCCGCGCGGATCGCCGGTTCGCGCTTCACGATCGTGAAGGGGCAGCTTGCCCGCCTCGAACGGGCGCTTGGCCAGTTCATGCTCGACCTGCACACGCAGGAGCACGGATATGTCGAGATCCAGCCGCCGCTGCTCGTACGTGACGAGGCGATGTACGGCACCGGGCAGCTGCCGAAGTTTGCCGATGATCTCTTCCGCACGACGGATGAACGTTGGTTGATCCCGACGGCGGAGGTTCCGTTGACGAACATGGTTCGCGAGCAGATCCTCGAAGGAGAGAAGCTGCCGTTGCGGTTTACCGCCCTGACACCGTGCTTCCGCTCGGAAGCCGGTTCTGCCGGACGCGATACCCGCGGCATGCTGCGTCAGCATCAGTTCAACAAGGTGGAGCTGGTCTCGATTACCGATGCGGACACCTCGATTGACGAACACGAGCGGATGACCGCCTGTGCGGAGGAGGTGTTGAAGCGCTTGGGGCTGCACTATCGGGTCATGACGCTCTCGACCGGCGACATGGGCTTCGGCGCGCGCAAGACCTACGACCTTGAGGTCTGGTTGCCCGGCCAGGATACCTACCGCGAAATCTCGTCCTGCTCGGTATGCGGCGATTTCCAGGCACGCCGCATGAACGCGCGCTACCGCACCAAGGAGGAGAAGGGAACGAAGTTCGTTCACACGCTGAACGGCTCCGGCGTTGCGATTGGCCGAGCGCTGATAGCCGTCATCGAGAACTACCTGAACGAAGATGGCTCCGTCACGGTGCCGGATGTTCTTGTTCCCTATATGGGCGGCCAACGGCGCATCGAAAAAGCCGCCTAA
- the surE gene encoding 5'/3'-nucleotidase SurE, which produces MRILLTNDDGIHAEGLSVLERIARTISDDVWVVTPEVDQSGLAHSLTLSEPLRLRQVSERHFALRGTPTDCVIMAVRQILDRKPDLVLSGVNIGANLADDVTYSGTVAGAIEGTLQGIRSIALSQAYQHTTERTVAWDVVETHAPALIRTLMNVTLPDGTLINLNFPNCPADAVAGTEVTSQGKLEFGLSIDERVDGRGFPYFWLRFGERSGDFRAGTDIHALRENRISVTPLKLDMTDYTVQDRIARALREGTVA; this is translated from the coding sequence ATGCGCATCCTGCTGACGAACGACGACGGCATTCACGCCGAGGGGCTCTCCGTGCTGGAGAGGATCGCACGGACGATTTCGGACGACGTGTGGGTTGTTACTCCTGAAGTGGATCAGAGCGGTCTCGCCCATTCGCTGACGCTCTCCGAGCCTTTGCGCTTGCGTCAGGTTTCGGAACGGCATTTTGCCCTCCGGGGAACGCCGACGGATTGCGTGATCATGGCGGTGCGGCAAATTCTCGACCGCAAGCCGGACCTCGTCCTTTCGGGAGTGAACATCGGAGCGAACCTTGCCGATGACGTCACCTATTCCGGAACGGTCGCCGGGGCCATCGAAGGCACTCTGCAAGGGATCCGTTCGATCGCCCTCAGCCAAGCCTATCAGCATACGACTGAAAGGACCGTAGCGTGGGATGTGGTCGAGACCCATGCGCCGGCGCTCATCCGTACTCTGATGAACGTCACATTGCCCGACGGAACGTTGATCAATCTGAATTTCCCCAATTGTCCCGCCGACGCAGTGGCCGGCACCGAAGTGACGTCGCAGGGGAAGCTCGAATTCGGATTGAGCATCGATGAGCGCGTCGATGGTCGCGGATTTCCGTATTTCTGGTTGCGCTTCGGCGAGCGCTCGGGGGACTTTCGGGCTGGAACCGACATCCACGCTTTGCGCGAGAACAGGATTTCAGTAACTCCGCTTAAACTGGATATGACCGACTATACCGTCCAGGATCGCATCGCACGCGCATTGCGGGAAGGGACTGTCGCTTGA
- a CDS encoding protein-L-isoaspartate(D-aspartate) O-methyltransferase, which translates to MNGRVSQQEGFAAMVLRLRGEGMANHDLLKAVEQTPRSHFAPPQYQAEAYSQRLIPLDCGSFMEGYDFAARLLHCLNIKPGQRILEVGTGSGFTAGVMGRIAERVLTIDRYQTLVSSAQKNLEKAGIRNVVVRQADGSAGVPGEGTFDRILITAAFNSLPRMFSDHLVSGGTLLVPIMMSETLCRIVRVNRTGSRFDREDLFDAPYLPIVPQLASFL; encoded by the coding sequence TTGAACGGACGCGTTTCGCAGCAGGAGGGCTTCGCAGCGATGGTGCTGCGACTGCGCGGAGAAGGAATGGCGAATCATGATCTGCTGAAGGCGGTGGAACAGACGCCTCGCAGCCATTTTGCTCCGCCGCAATACCAGGCGGAGGCCTACTCCCAGCGATTAATACCGCTCGATTGCGGGTCGTTCATGGAAGGCTATGATTTCGCCGCGCGACTGCTGCATTGCCTCAACATCAAGCCGGGGCAGCGTATCCTGGAAGTCGGCACAGGCAGCGGCTTCACCGCCGGGGTGATGGGGCGTATTGCCGAACGCGTGTTGACGATCGATCGATATCAGACACTGGTGAGTTCGGCGCAAAAGAACCTGGAGAAGGCGGGCATTCGCAACGTCGTCGTCAGGCAGGCCGACGGCAGCGCAGGTGTGCCAGGTGAGGGCACCTTCGACCGCATCCTGATAACTGCGGCATTCAACAGCCTGCCCCGCATGTTTTCCGACCATCTGGTCTCCGGCGGTACATTGCTGGTCCCGATCATGATGAGCGAAACGCTGTGCCGGATCGTTCGCGTCAATCGTACCGGCAGCCGGTTCGATCGCGAGGATCTGTTTGACGCGCCTTACCTTCCGATCGTGCCGCAACTTGCATCATTCCTCTGA
- a CDS encoding biotin biosynthesis protein BioC encodes MQIANRLTAATAGDGLGNLAGRSAGQVATGNKDENGAQAAQTGFFDPTPRISLSADALLYLSRTKKSPERLPPLTRDEWNNNPSPQLASREYQAFGRFAETGDYKAYYGAFIDYYDSLRPEDQNSLRYFGTREAAVAGLRSLEYDAESGLDVEANFQALVSVFLDEDKAVHADLPSSALRAEGGGFDWNKSNISYEDHPPEPRSVSEIERLYSELF; translated from the coding sequence ATGCAGATTGCAAACAGGTTGACTGCGGCAACGGCCGGCGACGGCTTGGGCAATCTCGCTGGGCGTTCGGCCGGCCAGGTCGCAACCGGCAACAAGGATGAAAACGGCGCGCAAGCCGCGCAAACGGGTTTCTTCGATCCAACGCCGCGTATCTCTCTTTCGGCTGACGCACTCCTCTATCTCAGTCGAACGAAAAAATCGCCGGAACGATTGCCACCTCTAACGAGGGATGAGTGGAACAACAATCCTTCGCCCCAGTTGGCATCACGCGAATACCAGGCCTTTGGCAGGTTCGCGGAGACCGGCGACTACAAGGCTTATTATGGAGCCTTTATCGACTATTACGACAGTCTTCGTCCGGAGGACCAGAACAGCCTGCGCTATTTCGGGACACGCGAGGCAGCTGTTGCCGGTTTGCGATCGCTTGAATACGACGCCGAAAGTGGTCTCGACGTGGAAGCCAATTTCCAGGCCTTGGTCAGCGTTTTCCTCGACGAGGATAAGGCTGTTCATGCGGATCTACCGTCCTCGGCTTTGCGTGCCGAAGGCGGAGGTTTTGACTGGAACAAATCCAATATCAGCTACGAAGACCATCCGCCGGAGCCCAGATCCGTATCGGAGATCGAGCGACTTTATTCCGAGCTCTTCTAG
- a CDS encoding LysM peptidoglycan-binding domain-containing M23 family metallopeptidase has translation MRKFVSPSAGKSTIRLCAAILLAGAATGCSSDVSRFSGLFSRSDDITTSSIPQNTMPVPRGDVATGQFAAAPSGGADASYGQPYPVASQNAVYNPAPVSSARVASTPMSVQRTVLADPSTTAPQPQALPTQRQAQPVAVAKAETLPAAARETASKGGWGTQNAPAVMVRPGDTVATLSKRFGVPEKEILRANGLKSAGQVEPGQRLVIPTFGVASSAAKAAASNSIADVESGKQRPSPLPADKREAAILPGQSQSREKNESRSDVAAGKLASKGEGSGGDGLYTVKPGDSLNRIAKANGVSVSALKQANGLTAEAIRIGQKLKMPGAANTATDAMATASVPAKKAETKVASLDQGKPSEYKPPVAKESVSEVATKTTDIDEDLPKSTGISKYRWPVRGAVVAGYGANVDGNRNDGINISAPEGTPIKAAENGVVIYSGSSLKELGNAVLVRHDDGTVTVYGNASELKVQRGQKVQRGQTLAASGMSGRATQPQVHFEVRKNATPVNPATYLE, from the coding sequence ATGCGTAAATTTGTATCTCCCAGTGCAGGGAAGTCCACGATCCGCCTGTGTGCGGCGATCTTGCTAGCAGGCGCTGCCACCGGTTGCAGCTCGGATGTCAGCCGCTTCAGTGGGCTTTTTTCAAGATCTGACGACATAACGACCAGTTCCATCCCGCAGAATACGATGCCCGTGCCACGGGGTGACGTGGCTACCGGGCAGTTTGCGGCGGCCCCGTCTGGTGGAGCCGATGCGTCCTATGGTCAGCCATATCCGGTTGCCAGTCAGAACGCTGTTTACAATCCGGCGCCAGTCTCCAGTGCGCGTGTCGCCTCGACGCCGATGAGTGTTCAGCGCACGGTGCTGGCGGATCCCTCTACGACAGCACCGCAACCGCAGGCGCTTCCGACGCAACGGCAGGCGCAGCCGGTCGCCGTCGCCAAGGCCGAGACTCTGCCTGCAGCGGCTAGGGAGACGGCGAGCAAGGGCGGCTGGGGCACGCAGAACGCGCCCGCCGTCATGGTTCGTCCGGGCGATACCGTCGCCACCCTCTCCAAGCGCTTTGGAGTCCCGGAGAAGGAAATCCTCAGGGCAAATGGATTGAAATCCGCCGGCCAGGTAGAGCCCGGTCAGCGGCTTGTGATTCCCACGTTCGGTGTTGCGAGCAGTGCCGCGAAGGCGGCCGCCTCCAACTCGATCGCCGATGTCGAGAGCGGAAAGCAGCGGCCGTCGCCGCTGCCGGCGGACAAGCGCGAAGCGGCGATCCTTCCCGGCCAATCGCAATCGCGTGAAAAGAACGAAAGCCGCAGCGATGTCGCCGCAGGCAAGCTTGCGTCCAAGGGCGAAGGCAGCGGCGGAGACGGCCTCTACACCGTCAAGCCGGGCGACTCGTTGAACCGCATCGCCAAGGCGAACGGCGTATCGGTCAGCGCCTTGAAGCAGGCAAACGGCCTGACGGCCGAGGCGATCCGCATCGGACAGAAACTGAAGATGCCGGGTGCCGCCAATACCGCGACGGATGCGATGGCGACGGCTTCCGTGCCGGCCAAGAAGGCGGAGACCAAGGTCGCTTCGCTCGATCAGGGCAAACCTTCCGAATATAAGCCGCCGGTTGCCAAGGAGAGCGTTTCGGAGGTCGCAACCAAGACGACGGACATCGACGAGGATCTGCCGAAGTCGACCGGTATCAGCAAGTATCGTTGGCCGGTGCGCGGCGCGGTCGTTGCCGGATACGGCGCGAATGTCGACGGCAACCGCAACGATGGCATCAACATCTCTGCGCCGGAAGGAACGCCGATCAAAGCGGCCGAAAACGGTGTGGTCATCTACTCCGGCAGCAGTCTGAAGGAACTGGGCAATGCCGTTCTGGTGCGCCACGACGACGGCACGGTCACGGTTTATGGCAATGCGTCGGAACTCAAGGTGCAGCGCGGGCAGAAGGTGCAGCGTGGCCAGACCCTTGCTGCTTCCGGCATGAGCGGCAGGGCGACCCAGCCGCAGGTGCATTTCGAGGTGCGCAAGAACGCGACCCCGGTGAACCCGGCAACCTATCTCGAATAG